In one window of Leptospira sp. GIMC2001 DNA:
- a CDS encoding DMT family transporter produces the protein MQSSPSFKFYLLLIIAMITWGFAWPSGKAVAGLAHPNVIIFWRFLLTALSLIPIVILTGNSFQLRSKTLWLQVGIGGILYTIYNHFFLLGLELGMPGIGGVLVTTLNPLFTYLLVHLLKVALPSRREMFGLFLGLIGGCILLRLWDTSWSILLVSGNLFFLLGSFSWALLSMNSHSTGEKLSPLVYGFYVYTIGTLLDFFFAYPNEIFSVFQLDMNFWFHIVYLAIVSTTFGTTVYFFASTRLGSRNASSFIFLVPVTAVFSSWLFLDEIPAISTLIGGALAIGAVSMLNRKSEANPNKVEDSEA, from the coding sequence ATGCAATCTTCACCTTCATTTAAATTCTACCTTCTTTTAATAATTGCGATGATTACTTGGGGATTTGCTTGGCCTTCCGGTAAAGCAGTTGCCGGGCTTGCCCATCCAAATGTCATCATTTTTTGGAGATTTCTTCTAACAGCCTTGTCTCTTATACCAATTGTTATTCTGACTGGAAATTCCTTTCAATTGAGATCCAAAACCCTATGGCTTCAAGTTGGAATTGGAGGAATTCTCTATACTATTTACAATCATTTTTTCTTGTTAGGTCTTGAATTAGGGATGCCTGGAATTGGAGGAGTTTTGGTTACTACTTTGAATCCTTTATTTACTTACTTATTAGTTCACTTACTAAAAGTTGCACTTCCATCAAGGCGAGAGATGTTCGGATTGTTTCTAGGATTAATTGGCGGATGTATACTTCTTAGACTGTGGGATACAAGCTGGTCAATTCTTTTGGTTTCAGGCAATTTATTTTTCTTACTAGGTTCTTTTTCTTGGGCATTACTGAGTATGAATAGCCACTCTACAGGAGAAAAATTATCACCTTTGGTATATGGATTCTATGTTTATACGATTGGTACATTGTTAGATTTTTTCTTTGCTTATCCTAATGAAATTTTTTCTGTATTCCAATTGGATATGAATTTTTGGTTCCATATTGTGTATTTGGCAATCGTATCAACAACCTTTGGAACAACAGTTTATTTCTTTGCATCCACTCGCTTAGGTTCTCGCAATGCAAGTTCATTTATCTTTCTTGTTCCAGTGACTGCAGTTTTTTCAAGTTGGTTGTTTCTCGATGAGATTCCAGCAATATCAACCTTAATCGGCGGGGCTCTTGCGATTGGGGCGGTCTCAATGTTGAATCGTAAGTCTGAGGCGAATCCAAATAAAGTAGAAGATTCCGAAGCTTAG
- a CDS encoding outer membrane beta-barrel protein, with protein MKHTIRILNSPNAKYRFFAFISIIILAFTSQLIGEETSGEKEILLNPDIKIMVDSYYAVTNNRYPNRERPYITQGLNQDEFSVNHALVNIQKESQKFRYALGVHTGSYVQKNYSEEPENMQYIYQGWGGFKLTDGLWLDAGIFPSHIGGESTISLENFNYTRSLVAENSPYYESGARLVWDMTDDLQLSFYVLNGWQRIKDNNRDKAAGIQFQYKITENWTFNYSNFIGNEESDSAVRKTRYFQDVYLKGSIFPWWDLYMIYDIGYQKEQKVDWVTRLDSPTQWLESGKTKGYNQWQGFAIQFYFHLSDQWKIGMRGEGFYDQYNIVTITNTPDGYNVEAGSINIDYLPVENAKLRLECTQKVANNRIYETENHKWTRVENLLIVSLAFML; from the coding sequence ATGAAACATACCATAAGAATACTAAATAGTCCGAATGCAAAATATCGATTTTTTGCTTTTATTTCAATAATAATTTTAGCATTTACTTCCCAGCTAATTGGAGAAGAAACTTCTGGAGAGAAAGAGATCCTTCTGAATCCAGATATAAAGATCATGGTGGACAGTTATTACGCTGTTACGAATAATCGTTATCCCAATCGAGAAAGACCTTACATAACTCAAGGATTGAATCAAGATGAATTCTCAGTGAATCATGCTCTTGTAAATATTCAGAAAGAGTCTCAAAAATTTCGATACGCGCTCGGAGTCCATACTGGTTCTTATGTTCAAAAAAACTATTCCGAAGAACCAGAAAATATGCAATATATTTACCAAGGATGGGGTGGATTTAAACTTACGGATGGATTGTGGTTAGATGCTGGAATTTTTCCTTCTCATATTGGAGGTGAATCAACAATATCTTTGGAAAATTTTAATTACACTCGTTCACTTGTCGCCGAAAATTCACCATACTATGAGTCAGGAGCTCGGCTTGTATGGGATATGACAGATGATTTACAATTGTCATTTTATGTTCTGAATGGTTGGCAGAGAATCAAAGATAACAATCGAGATAAGGCTGCAGGAATTCAATTCCAATATAAAATTACAGAAAATTGGACATTTAACTATAGTAATTTTATTGGAAATGAAGAATCAGATTCTGCAGTGAGAAAAACTCGATACTTTCAAGATGTTTATCTTAAAGGAAGTATTTTCCCGTGGTGGGATTTGTATATGATCTACGATATTGGGTATCAGAAAGAACAAAAAGTTGATTGGGTCACACGACTTGATTCACCGACACAGTGGCTTGAGTCAGGTAAAACCAAAGGATATAACCAATGGCAGGGATTCGCAATCCAATTCTATTTTCATCTCAGTGATCAATGGAAGATCGGAATGCGTGGAGAAGGCTTTTATGATCAATACAATATAGTGACAATCACTAATACACCTGACGGATATAATGTGGAAGCGGGATCGATCAACATCGATTATCTTCCAGTGGAAAATGCTAAACTCCGGCTGGAGTGTACACAAAAAGTTGCAAACAATCGAATTTATGAGACTGAGAATCATAAATGGACTCGTGTTGAGAATTTGTTAATTGTAAGTCTTGCTTTTATGTTATGA
- a CDS encoding PaaI family thioesterase encodes MMAKLPKGIDITIPPPSFMDMSAEIEEYERNKRLIVSFPVTKNQTNPLGNMQGGYIAAAFDNTFGPLSYLVAKKPSTTIDMNIQYIRGVACDQKVVVEAKVEAKGFSTIHMTAEMRTETGKLLATATTNLLILKIPTRES; translated from the coding sequence ATGATGGCGAAACTTCCAAAAGGAATCGATATTACCATTCCTCCACCAAGTTTTATGGATATGAGTGCAGAGATTGAAGAATATGAGAGAAATAAACGACTGATAGTATCTTTTCCTGTCACAAAAAACCAAACCAATCCACTAGGGAATATGCAAGGTGGATACATTGCCGCAGCTTTTGACAATACCTTTGGTCCATTGAGTTATCTCGTAGCAAAGAAACCAAGTACAACTATAGATATGAACATACAGTACATTCGGGGAGTAGCTTGCGATCAGAAGGTTGTAGTTGAGGCAAAAGTCGAAGCAAAAGGTTTCTCAACTATTCACATGACAGCAGAAATGAGAACTGAGACTGGCAAATTGCTCGCAACAGCTACTACCAATCTATTGATTCTAAAGATTCCAACTAGAGAGTCATAA
- a CDS encoding acyl-CoA dehydrogenase family protein: MNAMPKENPALEEFDISNYKGCQGQNFYLKDKILNRIIERYSSGYSREHKAAMIDHLTGYGELSGGILNQLTEASHKEGKYGEIQKYDRTGNRVDNVVYSPEQLESRQISYDYGVVNLDFHSEWKFPFTFLHRYALAYLVNLNGEGGVSCPLAMTDGMILALKKLGTDSQKEKYLTLVAGADSDSHFMCGQYVTERVGGSNVGANRTIARKRSDGKWILTGEKWFCSNPGDLWVTTAKIEGTNTIGMFLVPRFQDDGKLNNHHILRKKDIIGSRGKVTAEVVYDEVVAEELGRPGHGLANMIQYIIKTSRIHVGLGASGNARRAVMEAMEYSKWRTAYGKKIQDFPAYARLLVEMYILHSSNLLTNFRMVARSEEGNSVQDVLIPLMKYKSSSLATNLCRTAILCLGGNGIIGDFSPIPRLLNDSIINESWEGTHLIISDHCMHALGKRKVRDAFEKELETNVASARNTVEFESAIKFYDQLYSEWSGLMNLDKYWKEANRVFITDKTYDLVSLSIMIEEAYYDYRTLDNKSDLGNSDIYLMLDGYMEILEKGIDGPRNPDRSILNPTKVKLILEYA; the protein is encoded by the coding sequence ATGAATGCAATGCCAAAAGAAAACCCAGCACTTGAAGAATTTGATATTTCGAATTATAAAGGCTGCCAAGGGCAAAATTTCTATCTTAAAGATAAAATATTAAATCGAATTATAGAAAGATATTCAAGCGGATATAGTCGCGAACATAAGGCTGCTATGATTGATCATCTTACTGGTTATGGTGAATTGAGCGGTGGAATACTCAATCAGTTGACAGAAGCTTCACATAAAGAAGGCAAATATGGTGAGATCCAAAAATATGATCGAACCGGTAACCGAGTTGATAATGTTGTATATTCTCCAGAACAATTGGAATCGAGGCAGATTTCCTATGATTACGGAGTTGTGAATCTAGACTTCCATTCTGAGTGGAAGTTCCCTTTTACTTTCTTGCACCGTTATGCGTTAGCCTATCTTGTCAATTTGAATGGCGAAGGAGGAGTAAGTTGTCCTCTTGCTATGACAGATGGAATGATCCTTGCTTTAAAGAAGTTAGGTACAGATTCACAGAAAGAAAAGTATCTAACTTTAGTTGCTGGGGCAGATAGCGATTCACATTTCATGTGCGGACAGTATGTAACAGAGAGGGTAGGTGGCAGTAATGTTGGTGCAAACCGAACAATTGCAAGAAAAAGATCTGATGGGAAGTGGATTTTAACTGGGGAAAAATGGTTTTGCTCGAACCCTGGTGATCTCTGGGTTACTACAGCAAAAATTGAGGGAACGAATACTATCGGAATGTTTTTGGTTCCAAGGTTTCAAGATGATGGAAAATTAAATAATCATCATATACTTAGAAAAAAAGATATCATAGGATCAAGAGGCAAGGTTACAGCAGAAGTTGTATATGATGAAGTAGTTGCAGAAGAACTTGGACGACCCGGCCACGGACTTGCTAATATGATTCAATACATTATCAAGACATCTCGAATTCATGTTGGTTTGGGAGCGTCAGGTAATGCAAGACGTGCGGTTATGGAAGCGATGGAATATTCTAAATGGAGAACTGCATATGGTAAGAAAATTCAAGATTTTCCTGCCTATGCAAGACTTCTTGTAGAAATGTATATTTTGCATAGCTCAAACTTACTTACGAATTTTAGAATGGTTGCACGTAGTGAAGAAGGTAATTCCGTTCAAGATGTTCTGATTCCACTTATGAAATATAAATCGTCATCACTTGCAACCAATCTTTGTCGAACTGCAATACTTTGTCTTGGTGGTAATGGAATCATAGGAGATTTCTCACCAATTCCGCGTTTATTAAATGATTCAATAATCAACGAATCATGGGAAGGAACGCATTTAATTATTTCTGATCATTGTATGCATGCGCTAGGCAAAAGAAAAGTTCGCGATGCCTTCGAAAAGGAATTGGAAACAAATGTCGCTTCTGCACGAAATACGGTAGAATTCGAATCTGCAATAAAATTCTACGATCAATTGTATTCCGAATGGAGTGGGTTGATGAATTTGGATAAATATTGGAAGGAAGCAAATCGAGTTTTTATTACAGACAAGACTTATGATTTGGTTTCACTATCCATCATGATCGAGGAAGCATACTATGACTACAGAACTTTAGACAATAAGTCTGATTTAGGAAATTCTGATATATATCTCATGTTAGATGGTTATATGGAAATTTTGGAGAAGGGAATTGATGGACCACGAAATCCTGATCGATCAATTCTCAATCCAACCAAAGTTAAACTTATTTTAGAATATGCTTAA
- a CDS encoding molecular chaperone DnaJ, with protein sequence MFKNPEQILDDIIFEIQNVSEACRWYIRIEKLSELLTISKEDFFRKIYNFKTSKPDRENRNGFSEIDGDYLCEFLHYCLDIQGVQDKFAQAGLYFDERALYELRENFKFIVQDSLSKHNLDKDTLMLLATATIDFDDAVDSYISEKFELDFFVQRSIFDFMSMRKIQTEGGAEIFLKDYLNALIPTKILNLREITREFRDRSYYDLFGEFRKRPSKKKKVLKRENKELTELINYFELEEGFTKDILKKKFKDLLKKYHPDVNKFGLEKTKEIIEKYNRLVIIMNDSRVGSY encoded by the coding sequence ATGTTTAAAAATCCTGAACAAATTCTTGATGATATAATTTTTGAAATTCAAAATGTAAGCGAGGCCTGTCGCTGGTATATTCGAATCGAAAAACTATCTGAACTACTTACTATAAGCAAAGAAGACTTCTTTCGCAAAATTTATAACTTCAAAACATCGAAGCCAGATCGCGAAAACAGAAATGGATTTAGTGAAATAGATGGAGACTACCTATGCGAATTTCTGCACTACTGTTTAGATATTCAAGGTGTTCAAGATAAATTTGCTCAAGCTGGTTTGTATTTTGATGAACGAGCTTTGTATGAATTACGAGAAAATTTCAAATTCATAGTACAAGACTCGCTCTCTAAACACAACTTAGACAAAGACACGCTTATGCTTCTTGCGACTGCAACCATAGATTTCGATGATGCTGTTGACTCCTATATTAGTGAAAAGTTTGAATTAGATTTTTTCGTTCAGCGAAGTATATTCGATTTTATGAGTATGCGAAAAATTCAAACTGAAGGCGGTGCAGAAATTTTCCTCAAGGACTATTTGAACGCTTTAATTCCTACCAAAATTCTAAATCTACGAGAGATCACACGTGAATTTCGGGATAGATCCTATTATGATTTATTCGGTGAATTCAGAAAACGACCAAGTAAAAAGAAGAAAGTTCTAAAAAGAGAAAACAAAGAACTCACTGAATTAATAAATTATTTTGAACTAGAAGAAGGTTTTACTAAGGATATTTTAAAAAAGAAATTCAAAGATCTGTTAAAAAAATACCATCCAGATGTTAATAAATTTGGACTCGAGAAAACAAAAGAAATCATTGAAAAATACAATCGGCTGGTTATAATTATGAACGATTCCAGAGTTGGTAGTTACTGA
- a CDS encoding alpha-glucosidase, protein MFVNYRIQKIIYLSIFSISIFISCNPSNRLKWENVSNLEIISLSQKMEAILSEKAIQIKTSQSSTAIMELPLTEAFITAGTGEAEVSYRMAAFGFKDSIPKVCNEQSIDSIKSVSGNLVIEGKLSGKGCDSAYTAKFIPKNPRELEFIIELADKSLNRIWFTQITSKDERIFGLGEQFSHFDFKGKKPFLFTEEQGIGRGDQPITAGANLIAGAGGNEYTTYAPIPHYITTANRQIFYENTGYSKFDFTSYDRTTVEFWDANLESGLRGRAWVGSDPKELIGAYTSHTGRMPEMPDWAYGTILGLQGGTKKVTEIVDNSLQKGNPVSALWIQDWCGRRVTNFGDQLQWRWYADESLYPDFKKFVSDMNRKNVKVLGYINPFLADTDPKKPGGDSFTNPMLEEAKSKGYLVRDKTGNPYLITTVGFPAYLIDITNPAAIRWTKDIIKKNMIGTGLSGWMADFGEWLPYDAVLHSGVSARNYHNQYPVEWAKLNREAIREAGKEGQIVFFTRAGFSYSNKYSTLFWLGDQMVSFQTNDGLPSAVLGMITSGISGISLNHSDIGGYTTISNPLKNYHRSKELLLRWAEMSALSPIFRTHEGNRPLKNWQSYQYTSPEAVSSQSDEDTELRFAALGRLHYMLKDYLKIYTKEANKTGLPVVRALYLHYPKDPNTFNLKYQYLLGEDLLVVPVVDSGETSVKGYFPEGSWKHIRTKEVVTGNQWKKIEAKLGDPAAFIRIGSKNEALLEKSLSNLK, encoded by the coding sequence ATGTTCGTAAACTATCGTATTCAAAAAATTATTTATCTCAGTATTTTTTCGATTTCTATATTCATTTCTTGTAATCCTAGCAATCGGCTCAAATGGGAAAATGTCTCCAATCTTGAAATAATTTCCTTAAGCCAAAAAATGGAGGCAATCCTATCGGAGAAAGCTATCCAGATCAAAACTTCGCAATCATCCACTGCAATCATGGAACTTCCATTAACGGAAGCATTTATTACCGCGGGAACAGGAGAGGCAGAAGTTAGTTATAGAATGGCAGCTTTCGGATTCAAAGATTCTATTCCAAAAGTTTGCAATGAGCAATCCATAGATTCAATCAAATCAGTCTCAGGTAACTTGGTAATCGAAGGTAAGCTCTCAGGCAAAGGCTGCGACTCTGCCTATACTGCTAAATTTATTCCTAAAAATCCGAGGGAACTAGAATTCATCATCGAACTTGCAGACAAAAGTCTCAATCGAATCTGGTTTACGCAAATTACATCAAAAGACGAAAGAATTTTTGGATTGGGAGAACAATTTTCGCATTTTGATTTTAAAGGTAAGAAACCATTTCTATTCACGGAAGAGCAAGGAATCGGAAGGGGAGACCAGCCAATTACAGCCGGGGCAAATCTTATCGCTGGAGCAGGCGGAAATGAATACACTACGTACGCTCCCATCCCGCACTATATAACAACGGCTAACCGACAGATATTCTATGAAAATACTGGTTATTCCAAATTTGATTTTACTTCTTACGACCGCACTACTGTAGAATTTTGGGATGCAAACCTAGAATCTGGATTGAGAGGAAGGGCTTGGGTTGGAAGCGATCCAAAGGAGTTGATAGGAGCTTATACCAGTCACACAGGAAGAATGCCAGAAATGCCAGATTGGGCTTACGGAACCATCTTAGGCTTGCAAGGTGGAACCAAAAAAGTTACTGAGATTGTTGATAATTCTTTGCAAAAAGGCAATCCAGTGTCAGCACTTTGGATCCAAGATTGGTGTGGTAGACGCGTTACGAATTTTGGTGATCAGTTACAATGGCGATGGTATGCTGATGAATCTCTCTACCCAGATTTTAAAAAATTCGTATCAGATATGAATCGTAAAAATGTAAAAGTTCTTGGCTATATAAATCCGTTTCTTGCGGACACCGATCCCAAGAAACCAGGTGGCGATAGTTTCACCAATCCTATGTTAGAAGAAGCTAAATCTAAAGGATATTTGGTTCGAGACAAAACAGGCAATCCATACTTGATCACAACGGTTGGGTTTCCGGCTTATCTAATTGATATCACCAATCCAGCAGCTATTCGTTGGACTAAAGATATTATAAAAAAGAATATGATTGGAACAGGACTATCTGGATGGATGGCTGACTTCGGGGAATGGCTTCCTTACGATGCAGTTTTGCATTCGGGTGTATCAGCAAGAAATTATCACAACCAATATCCTGTAGAATGGGCTAAGCTCAATCGAGAAGCAATTCGTGAAGCAGGTAAAGAAGGACAGATTGTATTTTTTACAAGAGCTGGATTTTCTTATTCCAATAAGTATTCAACCTTATTTTGGTTAGGTGACCAAATGGTAAGCTTTCAAACCAATGATGGCTTACCTTCCGCCGTTCTTGGTATGATAACTTCCGGAATTAGCGGGATATCGCTCAATCATTCAGATATTGGCGGATACACAACAATTTCCAATCCATTAAAGAACTATCATAGATCGAAGGAATTGTTGTTGAGATGGGCTGAGATGTCTGCTTTGAGTCCGATCTTTCGAACACACGAGGGCAATCGTCCGCTCAAGAATTGGCAATCGTATCAATATACATCTCCCGAAGCAGTGAGTTCACAATCGGATGAAGATACGGAGCTTAGGTTTGCCGCCCTTGGTAGATTGCATTATATGTTAAAAGATTATTTGAAAATCTATACAAAAGAAGCCAATAAAACAGGACTACCCGTTGTACGAGCACTCTATCTGCACTACCCAAAAGATCCTAATACATTCAATCTCAAATACCAATATCTATTGGGTGAAGACCTACTTGTGGTACCAGTTGTGGATTCTGGGGAAACTTCTGTAAAAGGATACTTTCCAGAAGGAAGTTGGAAGCATATTAGAACTAAAGAAGTTGTAACTGGCAACCAATGGAAAAAGATAGAAGCAAAGTTAGGTGATCCAGCTGCCTTTATTCGGATAGGTAGTAAGAACGAAGCATTGCTAGAAAAATCTTTATCCAATTTGAAGTAG
- a CDS encoding AsmA family protein codes for MQLLRKKLGIVLGITTGIILLLVSAIFGTIHFLLDKDFVKDIIADQVTTYSKLDLRYQKVDSILFPLPGVQISGIKILDEKLADGLDSDVSQRQPIAEIEKLQVYWNVWALLQRKFELHSMNLEDGKIFLHRTDDGEFPILSKFKTDSKEIDELKDKIEDDSANSPDDIFSLLPRGLHVIRFNFEIQDDVMQRKDIIDIDEFSIELNRNNRMLAIELLGGVNSNHLEISSKLNFVENNWSYESARLKLHFESLEIELNKFIDYLVIFPKSNLEKSKLSVDFSINKNEKDDIEFELKKLNLNELLTNSKKTIEPVNFKTKLVFSKSKSEIRILDFSYIMGKLSQVSVQANMGFEKQNVIDANIESNSFDLDSTLSWVNQFSKVDISKLPKPKISSSRNTLNSNISSKNESSNESISKTKNENKPPKENHITVNLNLKNINLSGKFINSANGKIGIHNQLVQVKPLNLNLYDGKVNVTGKIDLSKRGQNSDFDIGTKNLNLAKLLKQLGQDKLITGNLDSETKLKLGLGNSSSVSDTIDAKSKFTIHKGELLGYANFIKPVAEIGKLINFESSNQGKSTAFHSINGDVHFSKGNLFLKEFTMLGVGVDAVGSGVYKKNGIVDMKFQASLSGRVGKAVKIPIIYKGIFGKNFAYLDPVWLASVYAGTIFFAGPAGTIVGGLAGSAASDTVNKTTDAVKGTFSSAKNFIFGSSKEEDPNPEE; via the coding sequence ATGCAGCTACTTAGAAAAAAGCTCGGAATTGTATTGGGAATTACGACTGGCATTATATTGCTACTCGTATCTGCCATTTTTGGAACGATACATTTTCTTCTGGATAAAGATTTTGTAAAAGATATTATTGCTGATCAAGTTACAACCTACTCAAAGTTAGATCTACGTTATCAAAAAGTGGATTCAATTCTTTTCCCGCTTCCTGGAGTGCAGATTTCGGGAATAAAAATATTGGATGAGAAGCTAGCGGATGGACTAGATTCCGATGTATCCCAAAGACAACCGATTGCCGAAATAGAGAAATTGCAAGTATATTGGAATGTTTGGGCACTATTGCAGAGAAAATTTGAATTGCATTCCATGAACCTTGAGGATGGAAAGATTTTTCTTCATAGGACTGATGACGGAGAATTCCCAATTCTATCCAAATTCAAAACCGATTCGAAAGAAATAGATGAATTGAAAGATAAGATAGAAGATGATTCTGCAAATTCACCGGATGATATTTTTTCTCTGCTACCTAGAGGTTTGCATGTCATAAGATTTAATTTTGAGATCCAAGACGATGTTATGCAACGCAAAGATATCATTGATATTGATGAATTTTCTATAGAGCTCAATCGAAATAATCGAATGTTGGCTATAGAATTACTCGGTGGAGTCAATTCCAATCATTTGGAAATTTCATCCAAACTAAATTTTGTAGAGAATAATTGGAGTTATGAATCTGCTAGATTGAAATTGCACTTTGAAAGTTTGGAGATCGAACTCAATAAATTTATTGATTATCTAGTTATATTTCCAAAATCAAATCTAGAAAAATCTAAATTAAGTGTCGATTTCTCAATCAACAAAAATGAAAAAGATGATATAGAATTTGAACTGAAGAAATTAAATTTGAATGAACTACTGACTAATTCTAAGAAAACGATTGAACCAGTAAATTTTAAAACAAAGTTAGTTTTTTCTAAAAGCAAATCAGAAATTAGAATTTTAGATTTTTCTTATATCATGGGGAAGCTATCGCAAGTATCCGTGCAAGCAAACATGGGTTTTGAAAAGCAGAACGTTATCGATGCTAATATCGAATCCAACTCTTTTGATCTTGATTCAACTCTTTCTTGGGTTAATCAATTTTCTAAAGTAGATATATCCAAATTACCGAAACCAAAGATTTCTTCGAGTCGAAATACATTAAATTCCAATATCAGTTCGAAGAACGAATCCTCTAACGAATCAATTAGCAAAACAAAAAATGAAAATAAACCTCCAAAAGAAAATCATATTACCGTAAATTTAAATCTAAAAAATATAAATTTATCTGGAAAATTTATCAATTCTGCGAATGGAAAGATTGGGATTCATAATCAGCTGGTCCAAGTAAAGCCGCTCAATCTGAATTTATACGATGGAAAAGTAAATGTTACCGGTAAGATTGATCTATCAAAACGTGGTCAGAATAGCGATTTCGATATTGGAACTAAGAATCTCAATTTAGCGAAATTACTCAAGCAGCTAGGGCAAGATAAACTTATCACCGGAAATTTGGATTCTGAAACGAAATTGAAATTAGGGTTGGGCAATTCTTCATCGGTCTCGGATACAATTGATGCAAAAAGTAAATTTACTATTCATAAGGGAGAACTATTAGGATACGCAAATTTTATCAAACCAGTTGCAGAAATCGGTAAATTAATCAATTTTGAATCATCGAATCAAGGGAAGAGCACAGCCTTTCATTCAATTAATGGAGATGTTCATTTCTCGAAAGGAAATTTATTTCTAAAAGAATTTACTATGTTAGGAGTCGGAGTCGATGCTGTTGGCTCTGGTGTTTACAAGAAGAATGGAATCGTTGATATGAAATTTCAAGCTAGTCTTTCGGGACGAGTTGGAAAGGCGGTTAAGATTCCTATTATTTATAAAGGAATTTTTGGAAAGAATTTTGCTTATCTTGATCCCGTATGGCTTGCCTCGGTCTATGCTGGCACAATATTTTTTGCTGGACCAGCTGGAACAATCGTCGGTGGACTTGCTGGATCGGCAGCTTCTGACACGGTTAATAAAACGACAGATGCTGTAAAAGGGACATTTAGTTCGGCAAAGAATTTTATTTTTGGTTCTTCTAAAGAAGAAGATCCTAATCCAGAAGAGTAA
- a CDS encoding AEC family transporter: protein MSNLALLLICFVLGIILRKSSRFPEGSFRILNGFIINISLPSLILFHIRRMNMEMDLIWAALMPWIIFILAILIFGFFYYLQWIDSRTAGCLMLTAGLGNTSFVGLPLIEAYYGTELLGVGIIADQFGSFLALGTIGILVATIAKTGTFDLKKMGAMIIGFPPSIALIFAFISLPLEYPNWLESVLERLGDSLTPLALVSVGMQINLRETSGRIVPLSFGLFYKLIACPIIIYLIYYKWLRLDGKVIDISIFEAGMAPMVTGTIVAMENDLNPELATLMLGIGIPISFITTYAIFTFI, encoded by the coding sequence ATGTCTAATTTAGCTCTGCTTTTGATATGCTTTGTTCTGGGAATCATTCTCCGTAAAAGTTCAAGATTCCCAGAAGGATCTTTTCGTATTCTGAATGGTTTCATAATCAATATTTCACTTCCTTCTTTGATTCTTTTCCATATTCGCAGAATGAATATGGAGATGGATTTGATCTGGGCTGCATTGATGCCTTGGATTATTTTTATCCTTGCGATTTTAATTTTTGGATTCTTCTACTATTTGCAATGGATTGATTCTAGGACAGCGGGCTGTTTGATGCTTACAGCTGGTCTGGGTAATACTTCTTTTGTCGGACTACCGTTGATTGAGGCGTATTATGGAACAGAGCTTTTGGGAGTGGGAATCATTGCAGATCAGTTTGGAAGTTTTCTTGCTCTGGGTACAATTGGTATCTTAGTTGCAACAATTGCTAAGACCGGAACTTTTGATCTAAAAAAAATGGGTGCAATGATCATTGGTTTTCCGCCGAGCATTGCATTGATTTTCGCTTTCATCAGTCTTCCTCTCGAATATCCTAATTGGTTAGAGTCAGTATTAGAAAGGCTCGGAGACAGTTTAACTCCTTTGGCACTTGTATCAGTTGGCATGCAGATCAATCTTCGTGAAACTTCCGGACGAATTGTACCGCTAAGTTTTGGTCTTTTCTATAAATTGATAGCCTGTCCAATTATCATTTATCTGATTTACTATAAGTGGCTAAGGTTGGACGGGAAGGTTATTGATATTTCAATTTTTGAAGCTGGGATGGCTCCAATGGTTACTGGAACAATCGTTGCTATGGAAAATGATTTGAATCCAGAGCTTGCTACCTTGATGCTTGGTATAGGAATACCAATTTCGTTTATAACAACTTATGCAATCTTCACCTTCATTTAA